Proteins encoded by one window of Bacteroidota bacterium:
- a CDS encoding T9SS type A sorting domain-containing protein, with product MKKIIFRILFILLFPLFANAQGNSSFVTNLEFEHANEVYPQKCVQMKNGNYLILSNYYFPGPGGDYSFTEISVKGKKIRDFKFPMGNFYPYDVERFYYFENGDIFFYGWGDKNHLLETGFNFMYDKKGDLKWTRNDFSIHSHFTTVFSPIDSSFFGRSCYTKYNQEKQEYENQYGFCIKLDYYGNILWQIDSLVFYDSILKDTLFFKSLYNLFIYDSFYYFILARGKDYRRMIKMSLDGDIVKIDTFRFPFNTKDLTMSFQKTEDGYLFQLRKWIDDYESQIVKLDDSFNTKWQYQLPIDHPVYASDIIIDEFGNIHLLLVHNVEYLSDLETYFEIRKLNPDGELLDSKKYFYIYLNGNIIDIHGSSLLLTRDGGYLISASMGYGWELGYVIKTDSNGYVDDKKIKCVSIKNEVHKNRNAIAYPNPFKTNCTFKLPTNTKQKVTLNLYSITGKLLKQEKFTGNSYEFFRGNLSNGLYLYQIILENKIFTGKLIVGDY from the coding sequence ATGAAAAAAATAATATTTAGAATCCTATTTATATTACTCTTTCCCTTGTTTGCCAATGCACAGGGAAATTCATCTTTTGTAACAAATCTTGAATTTGAACATGCCAACGAAGTATATCCGCAAAAATGTGTTCAGATGAAAAATGGCAATTACCTGATATTGAGCAATTATTATTTCCCGGGTCCTGGAGGCGATTACTCATTTACCGAAATCTCTGTAAAAGGCAAGAAAATAAGGGATTTCAAATTCCCTATGGGTAATTTTTACCCTTACGATGTTGAACGCTTTTATTATTTCGAAAATGGTGATATATTTTTCTATGGCTGGGGCGACAAAAACCACTTATTAGAAACCGGTTTTAATTTTATGTACGACAAGAAAGGAGATTTAAAATGGACAAGAAATGACTTTTCCATACATTCACACTTTACAACAGTTTTTTCACCAATAGATAGTAGTTTTTTTGGCAGGAGCTGTTATACTAAATATAATCAGGAGAAACAAGAATACGAAAATCAATATGGATTTTGTATAAAGTTGGATTATTACGGAAACATTTTATGGCAAATAGACAGCTTGGTTTTTTACGATTCCATTTTAAAAGATACATTATTCTTTAAGTCTTTATATAATCTTTTTATTTACGACAGTTTTTATTATTTTATTTTGGCTAGAGGTAAAGATTACCGTAGGATGATTAAAATGTCTCTTGATGGAGATATTGTAAAAATTGATACTTTTCGTTTTCCATTTAACACAAAAGATTTAACCATGAGTTTTCAAAAAACTGAAGATGGATACTTGTTTCAGTTGAGGAAATGGATTGATGATTATGAAAGTCAAATCGTGAAACTGGATGATAGTTTTAATACAAAATGGCAATACCAATTACCCATAGATCATCCTGTTTATGCTTCGGATATTATTATTGATGAGTTTGGTAATATTCATCTGCTTTTGGTACATAATGTTGAATATCTCAGTGATTTAGAAACATATTTTGAAATTAGAAAACTTAATCCTGATGGAGAATTATTGGATAGTAAAAAATACTTTTACATTTACCTTAATGGAAATATAATAGACATACATGGTAGCTCCTTATTACTTACAAGAGATGGAGGTTATTTGATTTCAGCATCTATGGGTTATGGTTGGGAATTGGGTTATGTTATAAAAACCGACAGCAATGGCTATGTGGATGATAAAAAGATAAAGTGTGTTTCTATAAAAAATGAAGTACATAAAAACAGAAATGCTATTGCTTACCCAAACCCTTTTAAAACAAACTGCACATTCAAATTACCAACAAACACAAAACAAAAAGTAACCCTAAACCTTTACTCCATCACAGGCAAACTCCTAAAACAAGAAAAATTTACAGGAAACAGCTATGAGTTTTTCA